One part of the Vicia villosa cultivar HV-30 ecotype Madison, WI linkage group LG6, Vvil1.0, whole genome shotgun sequence genome encodes these proteins:
- the LOC131609607 gene encoding uncharacterized protein LOC131609607 yields MNRFCPIVSFLLMFTLILTSCISSEAQKCHPSGRIRGKKAPSGQCNQENDSDCCVRGKLYTTYECSPSVSTHTKAYLTLNSFEKGGDGGGPSACDNQYHSDDTPVVALSTGWFNHRSRCLNKITISANGRSVVAKVVDECDSTKGCDEEHDYQPPCPNNIVDASKAVWEALGVPKNQWGGLDITWSDCRPNGRIRGKKAPSGQCNKENDSDCCVRGKMYTTYECSPSVSTHTKAYLTLNSFEKGGDGGGPSACDNQYHSDDTPVVALSTGWFNDKSRCLNKITITGNGKSVEAMVVDECDSTMGCDEEHDYQPPCPNNIVDASKAVWKALGVSKDQWGGLDITWSDA; encoded by the exons ATGAATAGATTCTGCCCCatagtttcttttcttttaatgtttACTCTTATTTTAACAAGTTGCATATCTTCTGAAGCGCAAAAGTGTCATCCAAGCGGTAGAATCAGAGGAAAGAAAGCTCCATCAGGACAATGCAACCAAGAGAATGACTCCGATTGTTGTGTTCGTGGAAAACTGTACACAACTTATGAATGTTCACCGTCTGTGTCTACTCATACTAAAGCTTATCTCACACTTAACAGCTTTGAGAAAGGTGGAGATGGAGGTGGCCCTTCAGCATGTGACAATCAATATCATTCTGATGATACACCTGTTGTTGCACTTTCTACAGGGTGGTTCAACCACAGGAGCAGGTGTCTGAATAAGATTACTATAAGTGCTAATGGAAGAAGTGTGGTGGCCAAGGTGGTTGATGAGTGTGACTCCACAAAGGGATGTGATGAAGAACATGATTACCAACCTCCTTGCCCAAACAACATTGTGGATGCTTCCAAGGCTGTGTGGGAAGCTTTAGGTGTGCCAAAAAATCAATGGGGTGGTCTTGACATTACTTGGTCAGAT TGTCGTCCAAACGGTAGAATTAGAGGAAAGAAAGCTCCATCTGGACAATGCAACAAAGAGAATGACTCTGATTGTTGTGTCCGAGGAAAAATGTACACAACTTATGAGTGTTCACCGTCTGTGTCCACTCATACTAAAGCTTATCTCACACTTAATAGCTTTGAGAAAGGTGGAGATGGAGGTGGCCCTTCAGCATGTGATAATCAGTACCATTCTGATGACACTCCAGTTGTTGCACTTTCCACCGGATGGTTCAACGACAAGAGCAGATGTTTGAACAAGATTACTATCACTGGTAATGGAAAAAGTGTTGAGGCCATGGTTGTTGATGAGTGTGACTCTACAATGGGGTGTGATGAAGAACATGATTACCAACCTCCATGTCCAAACAACATTGTGGATGCTTCCAAGGCTGTGTGGAAAGCTTTAGGTGTGTCTAAAGATCAATGGGGTGGCCTTGACATTACTTGGTCAGATGCTTGA
- the LOC131609608 gene encoding AT-hook motif nuclear-localized protein 9-like, which produces MDHADHMASYYMQQRGLAGSGAQPELHVSSSFNHLSNPNLQFQSSIGGGGSNIGSTLPLESSAISSQGVNVSGPTGVQSGETVKRKRGRPRKYGADRVVSLALSPSPTPSSNTGTVTQDGPKRGRGRPLGSGKKQQLASSGESMHGSNWTTFTPLTINIASGEDIAPKIMEFSQERATAVCVISCHGRVSSVTLRQPSTQGGTITHEGNFDILCMSGSYLPTETGSLMDRTGGISVMLSNSDGSLFGGRVAGVIAAAGPVQVMVGTFLIGRLKVRNNKRKERSNDAELAAESSQQGARNPGAPNNISSSQNLTPTSSLSPWSSAAAASRPMEMRDSNADIDLMRG; this is translated from the exons ATGGATCACGCGGACCATATGGCGTCTTACTATATGCAGCAGAGAGGACTTGCTGGTTCTGGAGCACAACCCGAGTTACATGTTTCATCGAGTTTTAATCATCTGTCTAATCCCAATCTACAATTTCAATCCAGCATTGGTGGTGGTGGTAGTAACATTGGATCCACATTACCTTTAGAATCTTCGGCAATTTCATCTCAAGGCGTCAATGTGAGTGGTCCTACCGGGGTACAGTCCGGGGAAACTGTAAAAAGGAAGAGAGGAAGGCCGAGAAAATATGGTGCTGATAGAGTTGTGTCATTGGCTCTTAGTCCAAGTCCAACACCGTCTAGTAATACTGGAACCGTGACGCAAGATGGCCCGAAACGAGGGAGAGGGCGTCCACTTGGGAGTGGGAAGAAACAGCAATTGGCTTCTTCTG GTGAGTCGATGCACGGTTCAAATTGGACGACATTCACTCCTTTGACGATCAACATTGCAAGTGGAGAA GATATTGCACCAAAAATCATGGAATTTTCTCAGGAGCGGGCTACTGCTGTATGTGTTATTTCATGTCATGGCAGGGTCTCGAGCGTGACCCTTCGTCAGCCTTCAACTCAAGGTGGCACTATCACACATGAG ggaaatttcGACATTTTGTGCATGTCTGGCTCTTACTTGCCTACTGAGACTGGCAGCTTAATGGACCGAACTGGTGGAATAAGTGTTATGCTTAGTAATTCTGATGGCAGTCTCTTTGGTGGAAGAGTTGCTGGAGTGATTGCTGCTGCTGGGCCTGTCCAG GTGATGGTTGGGACCTTTCTCATTGGAAGATTGAAGGTAAGGAACAACAAGAGAAAGGAACGCTCAAATGATGCAGAACTGGCTGCTGAATCCTCTCAGCAAGGAGCTCGCAATCCTGGTGCACCGAACAACATTTCATCTAGTCAGAATCTGACTCCAACCTCATCCTTAAGCCCTTGGTCGTCAGCAGCAGCAGCATCGCGTCCAATGGAGATGCGTGATTCCAATGCTGACATTGATTTAATGCGCGGTTGA
- the LOC131609604 gene encoding kiwellin-1-like gives MKSFFPNVSLLLLITLVLTSCIFSQAQKCRPNGRIRGKKAPSGQCNQENDSDCCVRGKMYTTYECSPSVSTHTKAYLTLNSFEKGGDGGGPSACDNQYHSDDTPVVALSTGWFNDKSRCLNKITISANGKSVVAMVVDECDSTMGCDEEHDYQPPCPNNIVDASKAVWEALGVPKEQWGGLDITWSDCRPNGRIKGKKAPSGQCNQENDSDCCVRGKLYTTYECSPSVSTHTKAYLTLNSFEKGGDGGGPSACDNKYHSDDTPVVALSTGWFNHKSRCLNKITISANRRSVVAKVVDECDSTKGCDEEHDFQPPCPNNIVDASKAVWEALGVPKNHWGGLDITWSDA, from the exons ATGAAGAGCTTTTTCCCCAATGTTTCTCTTCTTTTATTGATTACTCTTGTTTTAACAAGTTGCATATTTTCTCAAGCTCAAAAGTGTCGTCCCAACGGTAGAATTAGAGGAAAGAAAGCTCCATCTGGACAATGCAACCAAGAGAATGACTCTGATTGTTGTGTCCGAGGAAAAATGTACACAACTTATGAGTGTTCACCGTCCGTGTCTACTCATACTAAAGCTTATCTCACACTTAATAGTTTTGAGAAAGGTGGAGATGGAGGTGGCCCTTCAGCATGTGATAATCAGTATCATTCTGACGACACTCCAGTTGTTGCACTTTCCACTGGATGGTTCAACGACAAGAGCAGATGTTTGAACAAGATTACTATAAGTGCGAATGGAAAAAGTGTAGTGGCCATGGTTGTTGATGAGTGTGACTCCACAATGGGATGTGATGAAGAACATGATTACCAACCACCTTGTCCAAACAACATTGTTGATGCTTCCAAGGCTGTCTGGGAAGCTTTAGGTGTGCCAAAAGAACAATGGGGTGGCCTTGACATAACATGGTCAGAT TGTCGTCCAAACGGTAGAATCAAAGGAAAGAAAGCTCCATCAGGACAATGCAACCAAGAGAATGACTCTGATTGTTGTGTTCGTGGAAAACTGTACACAACTTATGAATGTTCACCGTCAGTGTCTACTCATACCAAAGCTTATCTTACACTTAACAGCTTTGAGAAAGGTGGAGATGGAGGTGGCCCTTCAGCATGTGACAATAAGTATCATTCTGATGACACACCTGTTGTTGCACTTTCTACAGGATGGTTCAACCACAAGAGCAGGTGTCTGAATAAGATTACTATAAGTGCTAATAGAAGAAGTGTGGTGGCCAAGGTGGTTGATGAGTGTGACTCCACAAAGGGATGTGATGAAGAACATGATTTCCAACCTCCTTGCCCAAACAACATTGTGGATGCTTCCAAGGCTGTGTGGGAAGCTTTAGGTGTGCCTAAAAATCACTGGGGTGGCCTTGACATTACTTGGTCAGATGCTTGA
- the LOC131609606 gene encoding kiwellin-1-like, with product MKSFCPKVSLVLFVCLILTSCVHSKAQSCRPSGRIEGKKAPPGQCNQENDSDCCVQGKMYTTYQCSPSVSTYTKAYLTLNSFQKGGDGGGPSECDKQYHSDDTPVVALSTGWFNHESRCLKNITISANGKSVVAMVVDECDSTKGCDKDHDYQPPCPNNIVDASKAVWKALGVPKDQWGGLDITWSDA from the coding sequence ATGAAGAGCTTTTGTCCCAAAGTGTCTCTTGTATTATTTGTCTGTCTCATATTGACAAGTTGTGTGCATTCTAAAGCTCAGAGTTGTCGTCCAAGCGGtagaatcgaaggaaagaaagCCCCTCCAGGACAATGCAATCAAGAGAATGATTCTGATTGTTGTGTACAAGGAAAAATGTACACAACTTATCAATGTTCTCCATCTGTATCTACTTACACCAAAGCCTATCTCACTCTTAACAGTTTCCAAAAAGGTGGAGATGGAGGCGGTCCTTCAGAATGTGACAAGCAGTATCACTCCGATGACACTCCAGTAGTTGCACTTTCCACCGGATGGTTCAACCACGAGAGCAGGTGCCTTAAAAACATTACCATCAGTGCTAATGGAAAAAGTGTGGTGGCCATGGTTGTCGATGAGTGTGACTCCACAAAGGGATGCGATAAAGATCATGATTACCAACCTCCTTGCCCAAACAACATTGTTGATGCTTCCAAGGCTGTGTGGAAAGCTTTAGGTGTGCCTAAAGATCAATGGGGTGGCCTTGATATTACTTGGTCAGATGCTTGA